From one Eucalyptus grandis isolate ANBG69807.140 chromosome 9, ASM1654582v1, whole genome shotgun sequence genomic stretch:
- the LOC104424884 gene encoding protein EPIDERMAL PATTERNING FACTOR 1 — MKGSALLVASLLILLLLVPFSTVSARRIGRPSSNHGHRRLMRPKVKAELQAKPNVYWERRPLTKPGRRADTVQIAGSSLPDCSHACGSCSPCRLVMVSFVCASVQEAETCPMGYKCMCNNKSYPVP; from the exons ATGAAGGGTTCTGCGCTTCTTGTTGCTTCGCTCCtcatccttctccttcttgttcctttttctACCGTCTCCGCAAGGCGCATTGGCCGACCGAGCTCGA ATCATGGTCACCGACGCTTGATGCGGCCTAAGGTGAAGGCTGAGCTCCAAGCAAAACCGAACGTCTACTGGGAGAGAAGGCCACTGACGAAACCAGGGAGGAGGGCGGACACGGTCCAAATTGCTGGGTCGAGCTTGCCGGACTGTTCGCACGCCTGTGGCTCGTGCTCGCCGTGTAGGCTGGTCATGGTCAGCTTTGTGTGCGCATCGGTACAGGAGGCAGAGACGTGCCCGATGGGTTACAAGTGCATGTGCAACAACAAGTCTTATCCCGTCCCATGA